The following are encoded in a window of Panicum virgatum strain AP13 chromosome 5N, P.virgatum_v5, whole genome shotgun sequence genomic DNA:
- the LOC120672045 gene encoding uncharacterized protein LOC120672045: MWPKATHGFFMHPPLLKVTAGRRKNMMKSALEGGSSRKKSATEGGNGRKKHECPICHQLEYHWYTCKNGNPENIAIMEAARGLPKKRFKKATPCSTETSVFCGHSSTRDGLPTQQDSGQCYTPEMQEKIIYKNWCQQKKGHKTVLQQVLQILGLADLELDPMTLFFSKHCTLPLFIKTLDPTKPQRM, translated from the exons ATGTGGCCCAAAGCCACACATGGCTTCTTCATGCATCCTCCATTGCTTAAGGTAACTGCAGGAAGGAGAAAGAACATGATGAAATCAGCTTTGGAGGGTGGTAGTAGCAGGAAGAAATCTGCTACTGAGGGAGGTAATGGCAGGAAGAAACATGAGTGCCCTATATGCCATCAGTTAGAGTACCATTGGTACACCTGTAAGAATGGAAATCCAGAAAATATAGCTATAATGGAGGCTGCGAG GGGTCTACCAAAGAAAAGGTTCAAGAAAGCAACTCCTTGTAGCACAGAGACTAGCGTTTTTTGTGGCCACTCCAGCACTAGGGATGGTCTTCCCACACAACAAGACAGTGGCCAATGCTACACACCAGAAATGCAAGAGAAAATCATCTACAAAAACTGGTGTCAGCAAAAAAAGGGCCACAAAACAGTACTTCAACAAGTACTGCAAATACTTGGACTAGCAG ATCTGGAACTGGATCCAATGACCCTCTTCTTCTCCAAGCATTGCACCCTGCCCCTGTTCATCAAGACATTGGATCCTACGAAGCCTCAGCGGATGTAA